In the Enterobacter cloacae subsp. cloacae ATCC 13047 genome, AACATCGTTTCATTTTTTGTGATTCTTTATACCAGAAATGGTGTTCCGATCACGGAAGCGTCAGGATTCGCCGCTTCACCTCACTCAAACTGACAAACTGCGCGATAAGTCACACTAAATAAAACGGTGTTTTGATAATTTAACACCTGCTTTTTAATCTTATTTTTATTGCCGAAAGGAGCGCATTATGGCTAAAGGTATGCGGGTCAAGCTGAACTACGAGATCGGCCGGGATCCGGATACAGGCGTCGAAGTCACGCGTCTGACCCCGCCTGAAGTAACCTGTCATCGCAACTACTTTTACCAGAAGTGCTTCTTTAATGACGGCAGTCATCTGCTGTTCGCCGGAGCGTTCGATGGTCACTGGAACTATTACCTGCTGGATCTGCAGAACGCCGAAGCCGTACAGCTGACAGAGGGCGCAGGCGATAACACCTTTGGCGGATTTCTCTCCCCGGACGATCGCGCCTTCTACTATGTGAAGAACGATCGCACGCTTCTGGAGGTCTCTCTTGAGACACGGGCAGAGCGTGAAGTGTACCGCGTCCCGGATGACTGGGTCGGTTACGGCACCTGGGTGGCGAACAGCGACTGCACCAGCCTTGTGGGCATTGAAATTGCGAAACGCGACTGGACACCGCTGAACGACTGGCAAATTTTCCACGACTTCTTCCATAAAGGGCCACACTGCCGGCTGCTGCGCGTGGATCTGAAAACCGGCGAGAGCTCAATCATTCATGAAGAGAAGAAGTGGCTGGGGCATCCTATCTATCGTCCGTTTGATGACCATACGGTGGCGTTTTGTCACGAGGGACCACACGATCTGGTCGATGCCCGGATGTGGCTGGTCAACGAAGATGGCACCGACATACGTAAAGTCAAAACCCATGCACAAGGTGAAAGCTGTACCCACGAATTCTGGGTCCCGGATGGCTCCGCGCTGGTATACGTCTCGTATCTGAAAGGCCAGCAGGGTCGTTCCATCTGCCGCTTCGATCCACAAACCGGCGTGAATGAGACGATAATGCAGATGCCATCCTGTTCACATTTGATGAGTAATTTCGACGGCACGTTACTGGTGGGCGACGGTTCCGGCACACCGGTGGATGTGAAAGACACCCACGGTTACACCATCGATAACGATCCCTATCTCTACGCCTTTGACGTGGCCAAAAAGCGCTACTATCGCATCGCCCGTCATGACACCTCCTGGGCGACGGTAGAAAATAGCCGCCAGGTCACCCATCCGCATCCCTCCTTTACACCGGACGAGAAAGCGGTACTGTTCAGTTCCGATAAAGACGGCAAACCTGCCCTCTATATTGCGAAACTTCCCGCGCAACCGGATATGTTGTCTGCATGATTTAAAAATGTGTTTCTGTAACTGGCCTTGCCCTCCTTACGGAGGGCTTTTTTTGCTCTGAACGTTTTGCCCGGTGACGCTGCGCTCACCGGGCCTGGAGGGAAATATCAGAAGGAATACGCCACGCCTAAACGGAAGCGGGTCTGACGTTCATCGCTCTCTTTCACACCCACGTTACCCACCTCAACATATGGCGCCCAGTTTTTATCCCATTTATACGCCAGCTTCGCGTTATATTCGGTGGAATAATCTTTATTATTATTACGGACCATCCCTTCCGTACTTTTTGCATAAACATAATTCAGTTCGGTACGCCAGTCTCCCATAACCCAGCCGACCCAGGCATCACCACGGTTAACTTTGTCATCGTCTTTATTAGAGCTCGACGGATAACGGGTATATTCATAACGGTAACGCGCGGCCACGTAAAAGCCATTATCGAAACTGTATTGCAGGTGCAGGTTCGGTTTATAAATGGTACGGCTGTCGTTACTCTCAAGCGTGAACGCGGGAGTCAGCGCAATATTCTCTGTCGCTTTCCAGCGCCAACTAATTTGATCTTCATGACCGTTACCCACCACATCCGCAAACGGCTGGTCGGCCTTATCGCCACCCGATTTCCATTTCGCTTCTACAGAAAAACCGACGCCATTCGCAAAGCGATGCGAGACTGAA is a window encoding:
- a CDS encoding oligogalacturonate lyase family protein: MAKGMRVKLNYEIGRDPDTGVEVTRLTPPEVTCHRNYFYQKCFFNDGSHLLFAGAFDGHWNYYLLDLQNAEAVQLTEGAGDNTFGGFLSPDDRAFYYVKNDRTLLEVSLETRAEREVYRVPDDWVGYGTWVANSDCTSLVGIEIAKRDWTPLNDWQIFHDFFHKGPHCRLLRVDLKTGESSIIHEEKKWLGHPIYRPFDDHTVAFCHEGPHDLVDARMWLVNEDGTDIRKVKTHAQGESCTHEFWVPDGSALVYVSYLKGQQGRSICRFDPQTGVNETIMQMPSCSHLMSNFDGTLLVGDGSGTPVDVKDTHGYTIDNDPYLYAFDVAKKRYYRIARHDTSWATVENSRQVTHPHPSFTPDEKAVLFSSDKDGKPALYIAKLPAQPDMLSA
- a CDS encoding porin encodes the protein MFNKSLVVASLIGTSFAAQAVTVDLRHEYIDSGANADRVSVSHRFANGVGFSVEAKWKSGGDKADQPFADVVGNGHEDQISWRWKATENIALTPAFTLESNDSRTIYKPNLHLQYSFDNGFYVAARYRYEYTRYPSSSNKDDDKVNRGDAWVGWVMGDWRTELNYVYAKSTEGMVRNNNKDYSTEYNAKLAYKWDKNWAPYVEVGNVGVKESDERQTRFRLGVAYSF